The DNA region TGCAAAGGAAAGTTTTTATCGAATGGAACGAATCTCCCGCCAAAATTCTCGCACCAATCTCGCCATCTCTTCCGGCTTTTCTTCTTGCGGTTGGGTCGGAGCATTAATATCGACGATGCGCAAACCCTCGCAATAGTAACTGATGTAGGCGTAACGCCCACGGACGTACACAGTATGAATCGGCGAGGAGAAATTGGGAACTTCGAACTCAGCGCCTTGGGTTAGCCGCCCCGGCGTGCTCGCGCCCCAAATCTTCAGGTTGTTTCGCGTGGGGGCAACTTCGTCTGTGGTCAAAATGAATTTTTCATCTTCTGTCGGCCAGGTGTTGTGCGTCGCCGCCTTGGGGTAACGTATTTGCGCCAACTCCTTTGGCGCCGCCGGGTTTTTTACGTCGGATATCAGCAAACCGCCTTGCCCGGAAATCCACGCGCTGGACAAACGCCGCCGGATGACCGTCATGTCATGGATGCCCCATGTCGGATCGACGATTTCGGCCAGCGGCTTGGGATTTTTTTGTCAGTAACATGGAAACTGAAACTTTACATCATTCTTCTCGCTATCTTGCTTGTGCTCACCAATCTTAATAAATAACCTCATCAATTTTTTTTCGCTTGGCGGGCGCGGTGGACTGACGCCGCAGTTTGAGCCGCACCAGTCATTTTTTTGTTTTCTGCCGCAGCCGGATGAGGAGGAGTCGAGGTTGAGGCCGGCAATTCTATTTTGGCCGTTGCGGGCAAAACTTCCACCATCGTCTGCGGCTCGTCAACCGCGTAGGCGGGCGGGCCAAAAATGTAATATTTTGTAAAACCCCAATAAAGAATGCTGGCAGTGACCTTGGCAATGCTCACCAACGGCACGGCCACGACCATCCCCAAAATACCGGCCACATGGCCGCCAGCAAAAATTGAGATAATCACCGTCACCGGATGCAGCTCCACACTTTTTGAAACCACTGTCGGCTGTACGATCAAGTCGTCGATAAGCTTGACGACGGCAAAGGCAATAATAATCTTCAGGACAAACTCGAAACTGCCGGTTTCGATGATCGACACGACGATCGCCGCGATGCAGCCAAGGATCGGGCCGAGAAATGGAATCAAATTGCACATCCCGGCAAAGGCGCCGATCAGCAGGGCATAAGGCAATTCCAAAAACGAGAGTGCGATCATCGCCATCATGCCGACGACGGCGGCGTCGAGCAACTGCCCGCGAATGAAACGCCCGAGCTGCAACGTCGCTTTATGAATGAGGCTCAGCGACATCTCGAAATAGCGGTTGGGAATAAGCGCGACGATATTTTTTTTCAGGGTACGGGCATCTTTTAAAATAAAAAATGTCAAAAACGGAATGATAATCGCCTCGCCGATGGCCGAAAACGCCTCCACCGTTCGGCTCGCAAAAGACTCGCCGTACGCCACGGCCTTCTCCGCGGCTTCGTCAAGAAAAGCAGACTGCGCCATGCCTGGAAACGCAGCACGTAATTTCGCGCGAACGCCTTCCACCAACTCTTCGCGATTGTCGATCTTCAGGCCGGCCAGAATCTTTTTGATCTCATCCAGCATATCCTGCCACACCAGCGAAATCGCCACGGTGAAGACCAGCATTAATGCAGCGAAAACCATAATGACCGCCAAGGTTCGGGACAGACCGCGGTTTTCAATCGCGTCAACCAGCGGCGCCAGCAGATAGGCGAGAAAAATAGAGATGACCACCGGCGTCACCAAATCGCGCAGGAGAACGGTCAACGTGATCGTGGCGGCCGCCAGCAAAATCGCAATAAAGACACGCCGGACTTGAATGAAATGCCGGTCGGAAAATTGCACGTGATATTGGCGATGAGTGCTTTGCATAGCTTTAAATATAGCATGCCGAAAGATGAGAAGCAAGAGCGGGCAAAAAATAATTGCCTTGCTTTTCTCCTCAAAGTTTTTTTAATTGAAATGAGCCAATTAAATTTTGGTAGAGCAATGATAAACGATAACGCCTTTTTCGCCGGCAGCCATTCAACCGGCGACCTGCTCGAGGAAGAGCGCAAAATCCGGGAACTGCGCTGTCTCGTCGATATCACCAGCATGGTCATCGCTCAGGGAAACATTTCCGTTCTTGAAGCCTGTACGCTGATTCGCCTGACGCGGAGGCATGTACTCGAATTGTTTCCGGATAAGGCCAGTGTTTTTGAATTGATCCATCGGCCTCGTTTTGCCCGGATCGTTCAAGAGCGCTTGAAAAAATCACCGGCCTGGTTGAATTGAGCCGGCGGTTGCTCCGCCAACGCCGGCCATAAACCTCCCATTACGATGCGCGAAGATTTGGCCACGCCGATTTCGGAACCCGGCAATGCCCGTTCCCATCCTTCATCTCCTTACCATTCGACCAAAGCTTTTCATCTTAACGTGTAATGACAAAATGTGATTATAAGATGTGATATGAATGAGAAGATCGAGAACATCGTCGT from candidate division KSB1 bacterium includes:
- a CDS encoding AI-2E family transporter; translation: MQSTHRQYHVQFSDRHFIQVRRVFIAILLAAATITLTVLLRDLVTPVVISIFLAYLLAPLVDAIENRGLSRTLAVIMVFAALMLVFTVAISLVWQDMLDEIKKILAGLKIDNREELVEGVRAKLRAAFPGMAQSAFLDEAAEKAVAYGESFASRTVEAFSAIGEAIIIPFLTFFILKDARTLKKNIVALIPNRYFEMSLSLIHKATLQLGRFIRGQLLDAAVVGMMAMIALSFLELPYALLIGAFAGMCNLIPFLGPILGCIAAIVVSIIETGSFEFVLKIIIAFAVVKLIDDLIVQPTVVSKSVELHPVTVIISIFAGGHVAGILGMVVAVPLVSIAKVTASILYWGFTKYYIFGPPAYAVDEPQTMVEVLPATAKIELPASTSTPPHPAAAENKKMTGAAQTAASVHRARQAKKN